A window of the Bdellovibrio sp. ZAP7 genome harbors these coding sequences:
- the sufC gene encoding Fe-S cluster assembly ATPase SufC: MLEIKNLHARVEEKEILKGLNLTVKAGEVHAIMGPNGSGKSTLSKVLAGHPAYEVTSGEVKYEVNFMMQNLLELAPDERAKEGIFLAFQYPIEVPGVSNFTFLHTAFNSVLQHQGSEPMPEGEFREFLVQKLKLVSMKPEYLDRPVNTGFSGGEKKKNEILQMAVLSPRLALLDETDSGLDIDALRVVSDGVNKLRRKDNAIILVTHYQRLLDYIKPDYVHVLLGGKIVETGDSSLALKLEEKGYDWLIN, translated from the coding sequence ATGTTGGAAATTAAGAATTTACACGCACGTGTTGAAGAAAAAGAAATTCTAAAAGGCTTGAACCTGACAGTTAAAGCTGGCGAAGTTCATGCGATCATGGGGCCAAACGGTTCTGGTAAATCCACTTTGTCTAAAGTTCTTGCGGGTCATCCGGCATACGAAGTGACTTCTGGCGAAGTTAAATATGAAGTGAACTTCATGATGCAAAATCTTTTAGAGCTGGCTCCAGATGAAAGAGCTAAAGAAGGTATCTTCCTGGCATTCCAATACCCGATTGAAGTTCCGGGCGTTTCTAACTTTACATTCTTGCACACAGCTTTTAACTCTGTATTGCAACATCAAGGTTCTGAGCCAATGCCTGAGGGTGAGTTCCGTGAATTCCTGGTGCAAAAGTTGAAACTAGTTTCGATGAAACCTGAATACTTGGATCGTCCAGTGAACACAGGCTTTTCTGGCGGCGAGAAAAAGAAAAACGAAATCCTGCAAATGGCCGTTTTGTCTCCGCGCTTGGCGCTTTTGGATGAAACAGATTCCGGTCTGGATATCGATGCTCTTCGCGTGGTTTCAGACGGCGTGAACAAGCTTCGTCGTAAAGACAACGCGATCATCCTGGTGACTCACTATCAGCGTTTGCTTGATTATATTAAACCTGACTACGTACACGTACTTCTTGGTGGAAAAATTGTTGAAACAGGTGACTCTTCTTTGGCGTTGAAGCTTGAAGAAAAAGGTTACGACTGGTTGATCAACTAA
- the sufD gene encoding Fe-S cluster assembly protein SufD: MNLLSTYEKFSQANPAKGALAAFRQAGYDYALKKGLPTRKDEEWHYTSVKVLADNSFQPSALNAVAPSHDTMVEIKKAINPEFTNLVFFNGVFNKTLSSDLPAGFAMTELAQYPNQFADTFDALNGAYAETPFTVAVSKETSVEKPVNFVFFTSNEGGASVMTNPRIRFEVGARSSVKVLESHYGLKGTSYFANSVFDLQVGESAKVIYVRVQAESLNAVNIGRTTINLGKHANLESLAFSTGAQLSRHNFDLVLKEKGSTSEVLGIYAVQGTQHVDNTTLIDHAVGECVTHQLYKGILDGSGRSAFNGKILIRKDAQKADSSQLNNNLLLSNKAEADSKPSIEVHADDVKAGHGSTVGQLNKEELFYLLSRAISKDKAIAMLSYGYLSEVLYKISDDSIQKWLTQHLDEAFARLHLN; the protein is encoded by the coding sequence ATGAATTTACTTTCGACTTACGAAAAATTCAGTCAAGCAAACCCAGCGAAAGGCGCTTTGGCCGCTTTCCGTCAGGCGGGCTATGACTATGCCTTGAAAAAGGGTCTTCCGACTCGCAAGGATGAAGAGTGGCACTATACCAGTGTTAAAGTTCTTGCGGATAACAGCTTCCAACCAAGTGCTTTGAATGCTGTGGCTCCAAGCCACGACACGATGGTGGAGATTAAAAAGGCCATCAACCCTGAATTCACAAATCTTGTGTTCTTTAATGGCGTCTTCAATAAGACTTTGTCTTCTGATTTGCCAGCGGGCTTTGCAATGACTGAGTTGGCTCAATATCCAAATCAGTTCGCAGATACTTTTGATGCCTTGAATGGCGCTTACGCTGAAACTCCGTTTACGGTTGCGGTATCCAAAGAAACGTCTGTGGAAAAACCTGTGAATTTCGTGTTCTTCACTTCTAACGAAGGTGGCGCGTCTGTGATGACAAACCCACGCATTCGCTTCGAAGTGGGAGCAAGATCTTCGGTTAAGGTTCTGGAAAGCCATTATGGTTTGAAAGGTACTTCGTACTTTGCAAATTCAGTTTTCGATTTGCAGGTGGGCGAAAGCGCCAAGGTGATCTATGTGCGTGTTCAGGCGGAAAGCCTGAATGCAGTGAACATCGGTCGCACGACGATTAATCTGGGTAAGCACGCAAACCTTGAAAGTTTGGCTTTCTCGACAGGTGCGCAACTTTCTCGTCATAACTTTGATTTAGTTTTGAAAGAGAAGGGCTCTACGTCTGAAGTTCTTGGTATCTACGCGGTTCAAGGAACCCAGCACGTGGATAACACGACTTTGATTGATCATGCGGTTGGGGAGTGTGTGACTCACCAATTGTACAAGGGCATCCTGGACGGTTCAGGTCGTTCTGCTTTCAACGGCAAGATCCTGATCAGAAAAGACGCTCAAAAAGCGGACTCTTCGCAATTGAATAACAATCTTCTTTTAAGCAACAAAGCCGAAGCCGACAGTAAGCCTTCCATTGAAGTGCATGCTGATGACGTGAAGGCGGGCCACGGTTCTACTGTGGGTCAGTTGAATAAAGAAGAGCTGTTCTATTTGCTGTCGCGCGCGATTTCTAAAGACAAAGCGATTGCGATGCTAAGTTATGGTTACCTGTCAGAGGTTCTTTATAAAATCTCTGACGACAGTATCCAAAAATGGTTAACACAACATTTGGATGAAGCGTTTGCGCGCTTGCATCTGAACTAA
- a CDS encoding aminotransferase class V-fold PLP-dependent enzyme, translating into MSNLNELFAGIRNEFPALTQKVHGKKLSYLDSGATTLKPKSVIDRIAHFYLYEASNVHRGAHYLADIATQGFEGARHIIASFLGAEQVEEIIFVRGTTEGVNFVANTWGLTNLKAGDEILITEMEHHGNIVPWQMVAEKVGAKVIAAGILDNGELNMEDFKQKLSSKTKMVAFTASSNVLGTNTNVAEITKLAHAAGAKVLVDGAQIVSQLKVNVKAWDVDFFVFSAHKLFGPFGFGAVYGKKAILETLPPYQGGGSMISKVTIEKTTFNDVPTRFEAGTPHIEGAIGTAAAIEFVEKIGFDNIHAYEMDLLKYATGKMLEIPDLKIYGTAADKGPLISFNLKGAHHSDVGQILDQEGVAVRAGHHCTQPLMTRLGVPGTVRASFSVYNNREDVDALVKAVVKARELLL; encoded by the coding sequence ATGAGTAATTTGAACGAGCTTTTTGCAGGAATTCGTAACGAGTTTCCAGCTTTGACCCAAAAGGTCCATGGCAAAAAGCTTTCTTACTTGGATAGTGGTGCAACGACACTGAAACCAAAATCAGTGATTGATCGTATTGCGCATTTCTATTTGTATGAAGCTTCAAATGTTCACCGTGGCGCTCACTATTTGGCTGATATTGCGACTCAAGGTTTTGAGGGCGCTCGTCACATAATCGCGAGCTTCCTGGGTGCCGAGCAAGTTGAAGAGATCATATTCGTTCGTGGTACGACAGAGGGTGTGAATTTCGTGGCAAATACTTGGGGTCTTACAAACCTTAAGGCGGGCGATGAAATTTTGATCACCGAGATGGAGCATCACGGGAATATCGTTCCTTGGCAAATGGTCGCTGAAAAAGTTGGCGCGAAAGTAATCGCGGCTGGCATTTTGGATAATGGCGAATTGAACATGGAAGATTTCAAACAAAAGCTTTCCAGCAAAACGAAAATGGTGGCATTCACAGCCAGTTCCAATGTTTTAGGAACGAACACGAATGTTGCCGAGATCACGAAGCTTGCTCACGCAGCGGGTGCTAAGGTTTTGGTGGACGGCGCACAGATCGTGTCACAATTGAAAGTGAACGTAAAAGCTTGGGACGTGGATTTCTTTGTGTTTTCTGCTCACAAACTTTTTGGTCCCTTCGGTTTCGGTGCGGTTTACGGTAAGAAAGCTATTTTGGAAACTCTGCCTCCTTATCAAGGTGGCGGTTCCATGATTTCAAAGGTGACGATCGAAAAAACGACTTTCAATGATGTGCCGACTCGCTTTGAAGCGGGAACGCCTCACATCGAAGGTGCCATTGGAACTGCGGCAGCGATCGAATTTGTCGAGAAAATTGGTTTCGACAATATCCATGCTTACGAGATGGATTTGTTGAAGTACGCTACGGGGAAAATGCTAGAAATTCCGGATTTGAAAATCTATGGAACGGCAGCAGATAAGGGACCTCTGATTTCCTTTAATCTGAAAGGGGCTCACCACTCTGACGTTGGTCAGATTCTGGATCAAGAGGGTGTTGCAGTTCGAGCCGGTCACCATTGCACTCAGCCGCTAATGACAAGATTGGGTGTACCTGGTACGGTACGTGCTTCTTTTTCAGTGTATAATAATCGTGAAGATGTTGATGCTTTAGTTAAAGCCGTGGTGAAGGCCCGGGAGTTATTGTTATGA
- a CDS encoding NifU family protein translates to MSTQDVLIRIQATPNPNAWKFVLDRPVLAEGKATYTDMKEAEQSPLALSLFQVEGVRQAHFFQNVITITHSFDADPEEIQKNVCAVIQTRMPIHNPNVTQADEKKMRRAGLPPEVQRIEEILDDTVRPGLQGDGGDLDVVKYEDNKLYVFYQGACGTCPSATSGTLMAIEGILRDQFNPTIEVIPL, encoded by the coding sequence ATGAGTACGCAAGATGTATTGATCAGAATTCAAGCCACACCAAATCCGAACGCATGGAAATTCGTTTTGGATCGCCCGGTATTGGCTGAAGGTAAGGCAACTTACACAGACATGAAAGAAGCAGAGCAAAGTCCTCTGGCTTTAAGCTTGTTTCAAGTGGAAGGTGTTCGTCAGGCCCACTTTTTCCAAAACGTGATCACAATCACTCACAGCTTTGATGCGGATCCTGAAGAAATCCAAAAGAATGTGTGTGCCGTGATTCAAACTCGCATGCCGATTCACAATCCTAATGTGACTCAAGCAGATGAAAAGAAAATGCGTCGTGCAGGTTTGCCACCTGAAGTTCAACGTATCGAAGAGATCTTAGACGATACAGTTCGCCCAGGTTTGCAAGGCGACGGTGGGGACTTGGACGTTGTAAAGTACGAAGACAATAAATTGTACGTGTTTTACCAAGGTGCTTGTGGAACATGTCCAAGCGCCACTTCTGGAACATTGATGGCAATCGAAGGCATCCTTCGCGATCAATTCAATCCAACCATCGAAGTCATTCCTCTTTAG
- the xseA gene encoding exodeoxyribonuclease VII large subunit: MSDSPNQPLRKTDTYAQLSLDAASTPVKSNEPVVLSVEQLNVQIKQLIEGQLGMVWVRGELSNFKAHTSGHFYFSVKDSKSQITAVMFRGNNSRLKFKPSDGMEVMVRGRVTVYEPRGNYQLMVDMMEPVGAGALQKAFEQLKHKLRAEGLFDAAKKRPIPTFPRHIAIVTSPTGAAIRDILNVLSRRAKSIQVTIVPTIVQGEAAAPQLREAFKKAVALPDVDAVIVGRGGGSIEDMWCFNDEGLARLIAASPVPVISAVGHEIDFTIADFVADLRAPTPSAAAELVAKSSSELVNKVTSLERMLKLSFDRKMKFLREKSLGLSKRLVDPKRRLEDLELRNDDLLTRLELAVNRLISQKNHRVELMTQKLGTPQNHIDRRKKELTFLQARSEKALMFALERKKSRMDRMMAMLDSMSPLRVVERGYSIVTKDSKVIKSASQVKVGDNIDIRLAQGSLTATVSGVKEE; encoded by the coding sequence ATGTCCGACTCTCCAAATCAACCACTTCGCAAGACTGATACTTACGCGCAACTCTCGCTGGATGCGGCTTCCACGCCGGTTAAATCTAACGAACCTGTGGTGCTATCGGTTGAGCAATTGAATGTTCAGATTAAACAATTGATCGAGGGTCAATTGGGTATGGTCTGGGTGCGTGGGGAGCTTTCCAATTTCAAAGCTCACACTTCCGGGCATTTCTATTTCAGCGTTAAAGATTCAAAATCGCAAATCACTGCCGTCATGTTTCGCGGCAACAACTCGCGCCTAAAGTTCAAACCTTCTGATGGTATGGAGGTGATGGTGCGTGGTCGTGTGACCGTGTACGAGCCCCGTGGCAACTATCAGCTAATGGTTGATATGATGGAACCCGTGGGTGCGGGTGCTTTGCAAAAAGCTTTCGAACAACTAAAGCACAAACTTCGCGCTGAGGGGCTATTCGATGCTGCGAAGAAAAGACCGATTCCGACATTTCCAAGACATATTGCGATTGTGACATCTCCAACAGGGGCGGCGATTCGTGATATTTTGAACGTTCTTTCTCGTCGTGCTAAATCCATTCAAGTGACCATCGTTCCAACGATCGTTCAGGGCGAGGCTGCGGCTCCGCAGTTGCGCGAGGCTTTTAAAAAAGCTGTCGCGCTTCCTGATGTGGATGCTGTGATCGTGGGCCGCGGTGGCGGTTCCATCGAAGACATGTGGTGTTTTAATGACGAAGGCTTGGCGCGCTTGATTGCTGCCAGTCCCGTTCCGGTTATCTCCGCTGTCGGCCATGAAATCGATTTTACTATTGCGGATTTCGTTGCAGATTTGCGTGCGCCAACTCCTTCTGCCGCAGCCGAGCTTGTGGCGAAAAGTTCTTCGGAGCTGGTGAACAAAGTGACTTCGCTCGAGCGTATGTTGAAATTGTCTTTTGATAGAAAGATGAAATTCTTGCGCGAAAAATCCCTGGGCTTGTCTAAGCGTCTGGTGGATCCAAAGCGCCGCTTGGAAGATTTGGAACTGCGTAATGACGACCTGCTGACTCGCTTGGAACTTGCGGTAAATCGCTTGATCAGTCAAAAGAATCACCGTGTGGAGCTGATGACTCAAAAGCTGGGCACTCCCCAAAATCATATCGATCGTCGCAAAAAGGAATTAACGTTCCTGCAGGCGCGTTCTGAAAAAGCTTTGATGTTCGCATTAGAGCGCAAAAAATCCCGCATGGATCGCATGATGGCGATGCTTGATAGCATGAGCCCTTTGCGTGTCGTGGAGCGCGGGTACTCAATCGTAACTAAAGATTCAAAAGTTATTAAATCAGCAAGCCAGGTTAAGGTGGGCGATAACATCGACATTCGCCTGGCTCAGGGTTCACTCACAGCCACAGTCAGTGGTGTGAAGGAGGAATAA
- a CDS encoding exodeoxyribonuclease VII small subunit, with translation MDFEKKLGRLEEIVQKMEKGDLALEDSLKLFEEGVKLSRECHQRLSEAESKVKLLMSVGADGKPVTTDFTPEE, from the coding sequence ATGGATTTCGAAAAGAAATTGGGACGTTTGGAAGAAATCGTTCAAAAAATGGAAAAAGGTGATTTAGCTTTGGAAGATTCCTTAAAGCTATTCGAAGAGGGCGTTAAACTTTCTCGTGAATGTCACCAACGTCTTTCTGAAGCAGAATCAAAAGTAAAACTTTTGATGTCTGTGGGCGCTGACGGAAAGCCTGTAACTACTGACTTCACCCCGGAGGAATAG
- a CDS encoding polyprenyl synthetase family protein has protein sequence MDLAIQLDQEMSLKVQTVNQFVEKYLSEMELPQGPAIAELRKSMLYSATNGGKRFRPVLSVLIAEMLGSSAEKVLPFATAVELIHTYSLIHDDLPCMDNDDMRRGKPTNHKVFGEDFALLAGDALLTEAFLIIAKNYSDNGFLVGRLVQLLSEAAGIRGMVGGQAIDLRAGQKQLSQDELTHLHLLKTGALIRVAVEGAAIIAGAKVHDVEALKKFGEGLGLAFQVADDVLDHGEKDQDVRSFTGIIGLENTKTYLNQISRNTMAELHKVSADAVMLEYLVNFNISRKH, from the coding sequence TTGGATTTGGCGATTCAGCTTGATCAGGAGATGTCCTTGAAGGTGCAAACTGTGAATCAGTTTGTGGAAAAGTATTTGTCTGAGATGGAACTTCCTCAGGGACCTGCTATTGCTGAACTTCGTAAGTCCATGCTGTACTCTGCAACCAATGGTGGAAAACGTTTCCGTCCGGTTCTTTCTGTATTGATCGCAGAGATGCTGGGTTCGTCTGCAGAAAAGGTTTTACCTTTCGCGACGGCCGTTGAATTGATTCATACCTATTCTTTGATTCACGATGACCTTCCGTGCATGGATAACGATGACATGCGCCGTGGAAAGCCTACCAATCACAAAGTCTTCGGCGAGGACTTTGCTTTGTTGGCAGGGGATGCCCTGTTGACAGAAGCCTTCCTAATTATCGCGAAAAATTATTCTGATAATGGTTTCCTGGTGGGTCGTTTGGTGCAGCTTCTGTCGGAAGCCGCTGGCATTCGCGGTATGGTCGGTGGTCAAGCCATTGATTTGCGTGCGGGCCAAAAGCAACTTTCTCAAGACGAACTGACGCATTTGCATTTACTAAAAACAGGCGCGTTGATTCGTGTCGCTGTTGAAGGTGCTGCAATTATCGCTGGAGCGAAAGTTCACGATGTTGAAGCACTCAAAAAATTCGGCGAGGGCTTGGGCCTTGCATTTCAAGTGGCCGACGATGTTTTAGATCACGGTGAAAAAGATCAAGACGTTCGCAGCTTCACTGGTATCATCGGTCTTGAAAATACAAAAACATACTTAAACCAAATCAGCAGAAACACCATGGCAGAACTTCATAAAGTTTCCGCCGATGCCGTGATGCTGGAATATTTGGTTAATTTTAATATCTCACGAAAACACTAA
- a CDS encoding TlyA family RNA methyltransferase, translating into MADKKRLDIYVFEKGLAQSRTHAQELIEAGQVFLNQNGQRKILKKSNLAVTEEMEGLISVDQGPANRFVSRGGLKLEGALKHVGLNIQNFDVLDVGISTGGFTDCALQSGARFVLGVDVGHGQVSASLLNNPKLKVIEGINARALSKEPSVLEATPKDGFDLIVMDVSFISIEMIIPELARFLKPSGQLLSLVKPQFEVGVDGLAKGGIVKDSSLYLKVEEKVKAVCQNSGFDVKDYFASSIEGKDGNHEFFVFAKKH; encoded by the coding sequence ATGGCGGATAAAAAGCGCTTGGACATTTATGTGTTTGAAAAGGGCTTGGCCCAATCACGCACTCATGCGCAAGAGCTTATCGAAGCCGGTCAGGTGTTCCTAAATCAAAACGGTCAAAGAAAGATCCTGAAGAAATCTAATTTAGCGGTCACTGAAGAAATGGAAGGTTTGATTTCCGTGGATCAGGGGCCGGCGAACCGTTTTGTTTCCCGAGGCGGATTGAAACTTGAAGGGGCTCTCAAGCATGTGGGCTTGAATATTCAGAACTTTGATGTTCTGGATGTGGGGATTTCTACAGGTGGCTTTACTGATTGTGCTTTGCAATCGGGTGCGCGCTTCGTATTGGGCGTTGATGTTGGTCACGGCCAGGTCAGTGCCAGTCTTTTGAATAATCCCAAGCTTAAGGTCATTGAGGGCATCAATGCTCGCGCCTTGTCCAAAGAGCCGTCTGTGCTCGAGGCTACTCCAAAAGATGGCTTTGATCTCATTGTCATGGATGTCTCCTTCATTTCCATTGAAATGATCATCCCAGAACTGGCTCGTTTCCTAAAACCTTCGGGCCAGTTGTTAAGTCTTGTAAAGCCACAGTTTGAGGTCGGCGTTGACGGGCTCGCAAAGGGTGGTATTGTCAAAGACTCTTCGTTGTATTTGAAAGTCGAAGAAAAGGTCAAAGCGGTCTGCCAAAACAGCGGCTTTGATGTAAAGGACTATTTTGCTTCTTCCATTGAGGGAAAGGACGGCAATCATGAGTTTTTTGTTTTCGCGAAAAAGCACTAG
- a CDS encoding patatin-like phospholipase family protein, whose product MSFLFSRKSTSLLLTLVFLAGCQSFKTREDIRNATKPAPTPGSKSTSTTPTSPRQTEEAATPYQPDIQVEEPTTPPPAPVIPAMPKIAFILGGGGAKTYAHIGFLHELTRAKVPVYAIGGIEFASPMAALYANREQANDVEWQMFKMKDDEIIKKSLLGNVNKNGDITVMREFYNTAFKNQKAEDYRIPFACPSYNLKKNQSLMMNRGGMEQLMSMCMAYPPFFKPFQGNIAAVREVSGLARYLRQKGANFVVFVNVLQGPGGNKPFTLDASATDNVLWSEIAGLYNKPFAGVDTVITLETGDYGIMDFDKRREIMNKGADSANRQLKTLTRKWGL is encoded by the coding sequence ATGAGTTTTTTGTTTTCGCGAAAAAGCACTAGCCTGCTTTTAACATTGGTTTTCCTGGCGGGTTGTCAATCATTCAAGACCCGTGAAGATATTCGCAATGCCACTAAGCCAGCCCCAACTCCGGGTTCAAAATCCACTTCCACAACTCCAACTTCACCTCGGCAAACTGAAGAGGCAGCGACGCCTTATCAGCCTGATATCCAAGTGGAAGAACCGACTACTCCGCCACCTGCACCTGTGATTCCGGCAATGCCTAAAATCGCATTCATTTTGGGCGGCGGGGGAGCAAAGACCTACGCACACATTGGCTTTTTGCACGAACTGACTCGCGCGAAAGTTCCAGTGTATGCAATCGGTGGTATCGAGTTCGCTTCTCCGATGGCGGCTCTTTATGCCAATCGCGAACAAGCCAACGACGTTGAATGGCAAATGTTCAAAATGAAAGATGACGAGATCATCAAAAAATCATTATTGGGCAACGTGAATAAAAATGGCGATATCACAGTGATGCGCGAATTTTACAACACAGCTTTTAAAAACCAAAAAGCTGAAGACTATCGCATTCCGTTTGCGTGCCCTTCGTACAATTTGAAGAAGAATCAATCCTTGATGATGAACCGTGGTGGCATGGAACAGTTGATGTCCATGTGCATGGCTTACCCGCCGTTCTTTAAACCCTTCCAGGGTAACATCGCGGCGGTTCGCGAGGTTTCTGGTTTGGCCAGATATCTGCGCCAAAAAGGTGCGAACTTTGTGGTCTTCGTAAATGTTCTTCAGGGGCCGGGCGGCAACAAACCGTTCACTTTGGACGCCTCGGCTACAGACAACGTATTATGGAGTGAGATCGCAGGACTGTATAATAAGCCTTTTGCAGGAGTTGATACTGTTATTACCCTTGAGACGGGTGACTATGGTATTATGGACTTCGATAAGCGCCGCGAGATTATGAATAAAGGCGCTGACTCCGCAAACCGCCAATTGAAAACTTTGACACGTAAATGGGGACTTTAA
- a CDS encoding aminopeptidase P family protein — protein sequence MRKPTFDMNIFAERRKELGQQIPGSALVVASHPELIRNHDVHFPYRQDSNMFYLTGWEEPESILIVRPGQTPESVMFVRRRDRERETWDGFRYGPEGCEQEFKIDKCYPIDEFEKMAPQLLSAVDSIYYRQFKNKEVDEKMEHVLNTVKQMRGRTGYGLLSVHDADTLIGEMRLVKSEYELTQLREACEISAQAHLAAMRFTRPGVTERQVQGVLAHNFYMRDSAREGYGFIVASGNAATTLHYNFNDQVCKDGDLLLIDAGAEYNYYTGDITRTYPVNGKFTDEQGRVYEAVLKVQKAIVDFVKPGIVFKDLHDMGTSMLTDAMLELGLLSGRKDDLIQSLAQKKYYPHGIGHWLGLDVHDAGLYFKKGEPRPIEANMCFTIEPGLYIPADDTSAPQKYRGIGIRIEDNVRVTSNGVENMTTSVPKEISDIEKVVGKN from the coding sequence ATGAGAAAACCAACTTTTGATATGAACATTTTTGCTGAAAGAAGAAAGGAACTGGGGCAACAGATCCCAGGTTCCGCGTTGGTGGTTGCTTCTCACCCCGAGTTGATCCGCAATCACGATGTGCATTTTCCATATCGCCAAGATTCTAACATGTTCTACCTGACGGGTTGGGAAGAGCCAGAATCCATTTTGATCGTGCGTCCTGGTCAAACTCCAGAATCTGTGATGTTCGTGCGTCGTCGTGACCGCGAAAGAGAAACTTGGGATGGATTCCGTTATGGACCTGAGGGTTGTGAACAAGAATTCAAAATCGACAAATGCTATCCAATTGATGAGTTTGAAAAAATGGCTCCGCAATTGTTGTCAGCTGTTGATTCAATTTATTATCGCCAGTTTAAAAACAAAGAAGTCGATGAAAAGATGGAACACGTGTTGAACACGGTAAAACAAATGCGTGGTCGTACAGGCTACGGTTTGCTTTCTGTGCACGATGCTGACACTTTGATCGGTGAAATGCGTTTGGTGAAGTCTGAGTACGAATTGACTCAACTTCGCGAAGCTTGCGAAATCTCTGCTCAAGCTCACTTGGCAGCGATGCGCTTTACTCGCCCAGGTGTAACTGAACGCCAGGTACAAGGCGTGTTGGCTCATAACTTTTACATGAGAGATTCTGCTCGTGAAGGTTACGGCTTTATCGTCGCTTCGGGTAACGCAGCCACGACTCTGCACTACAACTTCAATGACCAAGTCTGCAAAGATGGCGATTTGCTATTGATCGATGCGGGTGCTGAATACAACTACTACACAGGTGACATCACAAGAACTTATCCAGTAAATGGTAAATTCACGGATGAACAAGGCCGCGTATATGAAGCTGTTTTGAAAGTTCAAAAAGCGATCGTGGATTTTGTAAAACCAGGAATTGTGTTTAAAGACTTGCATGACATGGGTACTTCGATGCTGACAGATGCAATGCTTGAGCTGGGTTTATTATCAGGTCGTAAAGACGATTTGATCCAATCCCTGGCACAAAAGAAATACTATCCGCACGGTATCGGTCACTGGTTAGGTCTTGATGTGCATGATGCTGGTTTGTATTTCAAAAAAGGCGAACCACGTCCAATCGAAGCCAACATGTGCTTCACGATCGAGCCGGGCTTATACATCCCAGCTGACGACACTTCAGCGCCACAAAAATATCGTGGTATCGGTATCCGTATCGAAGACAACGTTCGTGTAACTTCAAACGGCGTAGAAAACATGACGACATCAGTTCCTAAAGAAATCTCCGACATCGAAAAAGTAGTCGGTAAAAACTAA
- a CDS encoding 3D domain-containing protein — protein sequence MTNTLATHRNTFKKVMFFFGVIAISEVGFSSLCPNNIATTTTYFVPKMSDYCKGSKPCARFRKQVRLQGSGTMPNGKLLTYTGKKINLGSCDTAFGASGNCLVPFISVAADPRYYSMGDIIQMPSLKGKIMRLPNGKTMIHPGYLIVQDTGGAIRGRNRFDFFTGSYGFTNRNNAYGAYGSDETQMSDKNDCDSRKAFSVVRRGSGNYEQSLVAIEDALRESGNQRQVASVQKTAAGAR from the coding sequence ATGACAAACACATTGGCTACTCACAGAAATACCTTCAAAAAAGTAATGTTCTTCTTTGGCGTCATCGCGATTTCCGAAGTTGGTTTCTCTAGTCTTTGTCCAAATAATATCGCAACGACCACGACGTACTTTGTTCCCAAGATGAGTGACTACTGTAAGGGAAGCAAGCCCTGCGCGCGCTTTCGCAAACAAGTTCGCTTGCAGGGTTCAGGCACTATGCCGAATGGAAAACTTCTGACCTACACTGGAAAGAAAATCAATTTAGGCAGCTGCGACACGGCTTTTGGGGCGAGTGGAAACTGTTTGGTTCCATTCATTTCTGTTGCCGCGGATCCACGCTATTATAGTATGGGTGATATTATCCAGATGCCTTCGTTGAAGGGTAAAATTATGCGCCTACCAAATGGAAAAACGATGATTCACCCCGGTTACCTGATTGTTCAAGATACAGGTGGGGCAATTCGTGGTCGCAACCGTTTTGACTTTTTCACGGGCTCTTATGGTTTCACAAATCGCAATAATGCCTATGGTGCCTACGGCTCAGATGAAACACAAATGTCAGACAAAAACGATTGCGACAGCCGAAAAGCATTCAGTGTTGTCAGACGGGGCTCCGGCAACTATGAGCAGTCTTTGGTAGCGATCGAAGATGCTTTGCGAGAATCGGGAAATCAAAGACAAGTGGCATCCGTTCAAAAAACGGCTGCTGGAGCTAGATAA